The sequence below is a genomic window from Ipomoea triloba cultivar NCNSP0323 chromosome 2, ASM357664v1.
TCATGAACTTTCATATACCGATAGTTAGCATCGACTTCAAACTgaagtttctttaatttttgccAACCCGGCCCTAGCTTGATCAAATCGCCTTCTCCAATTGCCCGGCAATTCTTAATGCAGAGGTCCTGGATCTTGCCTAGTTTGCCAAGATACTCCAGCCACTCGACACTACTAACATTAAGACACCGAATCAGGTGTAGCATAACCAGATTCTTGCATCCCACGACAAGAGATAATATGCCACAACCAGTTATTCTAGGGGTAAAATTCAACTTCAATGATGAAAGTTTCGAGCATGAAGCGAGGTATCCTAGACCAGCATCAGTGACGAAAGTACAGTAACTTAAGGTGAGATTTCTTAACGACGGGCAGCTACTAGAGAGAATGAGAAGCCCTCCATCATCCAATTGCTTACCCAATTTGGACATCCAACCAGAGTACACAATTTCCACTGTCTCCAAGTTGGAAAATCTGTGGCAAAGGGCAACCAAGGCATCGTGCACAGGGACCAATCCACAACCAACTCGTATAGATTTCCGCTGAGCATTATCCAATTTATGTAGGCGTTTACAAGTTAGGGATACCGAATTTTTATCCCCAATTCTCATCATCTTGCTCAATACCTCCCCAACCAGTTCATCAGGCAAATCATCCATCTACACTATACTAATCTACTTCTCCAATTCTCTTCAGTCTACAATGGAAACCTCAACAAATACAAACTTACGGAATCAAAATCTTAacctcaaaataatattttccctcCATAAATCCGAATGCCCACCAACATTTGATGCTTGAGGAATTAAAAAACAAGCACAAAATCAGAAATTACATTGATACAGTATTATccaaaaattcttatttttaagaATGAGAACAGCAGAGGAACCCAACCAAAAAAAGTCCAACCAAttcaacaaacaaattaaacagaTTCATACAGGTTTGAGTGTAAATATGTAAGAAAAAGTTTCGATAAAAGAATCCAATTTATAACACCAAATGAACAACTAGTCAAAAATGAATCGAACAGCAAGAACATTACAGTTGAAAAATACGAtcgaaaaatgaaaaagaaaaatgaaacgTCTGATTCAACCTGGAAATAATCTGTGTAGCAAAGGAATGAGGCTCTTGATGATTGAGGAAAGACTTCACCGTACGTTTCTTCTAAATTCGAGAGATCTGTATTTGATAAGTACGTACAAGAAGGGAGACAAAatatctattaaaaaaaaaaaggatatttTAGTGGGCCTTTTTGGGCTTCCAAAAGAGtgatttattttgtttgagTATCTCCAATACTCCAAGTAATTTAACTCGATGGGGTCAAGTGACGACCTAATTTAGGTTGATTTATCTTTTCGTGATAAAATTTTTGCAAACTTGTGAAAGTACAAAgggttaatattattttagattttctGTTCATTTATACCTTATCAATCTgttaaaacacaaagagtcaaatcAATCAATACTGCTCCACTGAAACTTTTATTCATCTATACATTCTCAACatgttgaagtacaaagagtcaatacggCCTCCACTAAAGCTTGAatatacatactaaatgttcacaattcaaatggtaaatattcaatatataaattgtgtattttgctTGTAAGGTTGACCTGgggtctatggtataactattgatctTTTATTGGCTAAGATTACAAAGTGAGTTTGTTCAGCAATTATTATTCCATAAACATGAAGttatgtgaaccataaataaaaatgacattatttgtgtacaaaaagtacattattttgtatactataaaataatgtacattgaatacaaaaataatgtatttaaaaataaataaataattgcatcgaatacaaaaatagtatacttttgatatattaaaaatgtaccttgtgTTTTCATAAAAAATGTACTTGTATTCATAGTTCACAGAAAAATTTGTCTTGGTCCAGTGTACACTTTCGAAATAATAGTTgtggatttcttttttttttttggaaaacataGTTGTGGATTTCTAGTTACTTAAAAAGATTGATATTTTTAGTGGGCCACCATTGGGCTTTTCATCGAAAGGCCCTACTACACATGGGCTGTTAAAAATCACGAAACGGCCCATATTCTTTTCTACAATCTATTAAGGAGCAATCGAGCCTCCGGTACTTAATCTCTTCCGGCTCTGATTCCGTCGCCGTCGGCCAATTTTGTGCAGTTGCCATGAAAAGAGTGTTTTCTTCCGTCGCTTCTTGCAATTCTCCATTATTTCCGACTTCTCTGATTAGCTCTCAGCTCCAAGCTTTAATTCTCTACCACACTTCCCCGGTAAAAAATCAATCTTTTTACCGGAAATCCATAAATCCCTCTGTATCTCCTAATGAAGACGCCCCGAGTTCAAAACCAAAACCTGATCAATTGGCCACTTCACATCGAAATTCCATTGATTTTGACCCGACACTAGTCTTGGAAACTCTGTCCTGCTACAGTAATGACTGGAAAAAAGCGTTGGAGTTCTTCAACTGGGTGGAATCGCAATGCGGGTTCCAACATACAACCCAGACCTACAATCAGGTCATTGATGTTCTTGGTAAGTTTTTTGAGTTCGGTATAGCTTGGAATCTTAtctataaaatgaaaaattccTTGTCTTCCAAGCCTGATCATACTACGTTTCGGATTATGTTCGTCCGTTATGGTAGAGCTCACCTTGTTAAAGAAGCAATTGATGCGTTTGATAAATTAGAGGAGTTTAATTTAAAAGATAGTGTTTCATTCTCGAATTTGGTTGATGCTTTGTGCGAGTATAAACATGTGATAGAGGCTCAAGAATTGTGTTTTGGGAACGGTATAGTGAATGAGAGATTTTCATGCTTTAGTGtggatttgaaaatatataacatgattCTTCGAGGGTTTTCTAAAATGAGTTGGTGGGGAAAGTGTAGGGAATTTTGGGAAGAAATGGATAGGAGGGGTGTGGAAAAAGATCTGTTTTCGTATTCCATTTATATGGATGTGCAATGCAAGAGTGGGAAGCCATGGAAAGCTGTGAAGTTGTTCaaggaaatgaagaagaaagggaTCAAATTGGATGTGGTGGCATATAATACGGCCATTCGAGCTGTTGGGATTTCAGATGGAGTTGATGTAGCAGTTAAACTTTTCCAAGAGATGATTGAATTGGGTTGTACACCCACTGTGGTGACTTTTAACACGATTCTAAAGTTTTTGTGTGAAAATATGAGGTATAAGGAGGCATACAAGGTGCTCGATATGATGTCTAAGAAGGGTTGTGAACCAAATGTTTGTACTTACCACTGCTTTTTTAGATGTCTTGAAAAGCCGAGGGAGATACTCACGCTGTTTGATAGGATGATTGAAAGAGGAGTTCAACCACAGATGGATACGTATGTGATGCTTATGAGTAAGTTTGGTAGATGGGGTTTTCTTCGACCAGTTTTAAGCTTTTGGAAAAAGATGGAAGAACATGGCTTGAGTCCAGATGAATCTGCTTACCATGCCTTAATTGATGCTTTGGTGCAAAAGGGTATGGTCGATATGGCTCACAAGTATGATGAAGAGATGTTAGCGAAGGGGCTTTCACCCAAGCCAAGGGTAGAACTAGGGACAAAGATGACGGGCATAAATAGGTGGTTGAATTGACATGTTGAGGTTCATGTGAAGCGTAGTGAAGACTTGTCGTCTAACACTCTAATCATGATCTGCTGATCTCGCCAAACCCTCCCCAAGTTGTGCAAACAAACATAGATGCTGTTGATGGAAGAGGCGCTCAGATTTCACTTCTCTTCTCGTTCCACCCTCTTCTGGATAAGTATCAGGTGCTTGGATTTACCGATTGTAATTGTAGTTGTCAGAATTACTAATTTCATTCTCAAATCtcttttaaatttgtgaaaagTCTATCATCGCAATTTGGAGtgtcttttattttcttcaaatacATGTGAAATTTGGGAATGAAACATTATGTAATTGTCTACAGCTAGAACTGCATTAAATCAAGAAAGCAGATAGATACATATAGAGGATTTGCCTCATTTAAATTATGCATTCAACTTATGAACTAAAACGGTGCCAGAATAAATTTTCTTGTCCTTGAATCCTTGACCATGTAAAAATAGGTCTAAGCTGCATATGTTGTTTCTTACCCTAGATCACATAATTGCGCAGAGACTTGTTGAAGCTGCATCAGTATACTCATCATCCAACGGCAGGTACTGAGCCGGGGGCAAATAACCACCAGAATAGTTGTTATCAGGGTAATCATAGCCCAGAGAATGCTCAGGCAATTCCCTAGCACACGAGTCTTCAATGGCGTTGTAACCATTGCCGTAACCCTGCTGAATATAGGGAGGAGAAGAAGATGCATATCTGTCGTAGTTAGAATTGCGTGTCATTTGAGGATCCCTGAAGGTAACTCGCACAAGCTCGGCATGTTTTCCTGATCTTGAAAGTGCCCTTAACAGAGCATTGGGTTCCACTTCACCAGCTACCTTTGCAATCCCTTGTTCAGCATCAATGGTAACAGAATACACTCCTTCACAATAGTAATTTAAAGTATTTTACTTTGATTTCTGACATCTTTAGAGAGCATAGAAGTAAAAAGTTTGATAGATAGTATTTTAGATTAGTGTGAGCAGTTTGATATTTTACCCGAAATTGAACTGAGCACTTCCATCAACTTCATTTTGCATTCATCACACTGCACATCCACTTTCAAAACACAATCCTagaaaaaaaacacattgatattaaCATGGATGTAATTTCTTGGAATGAAACCTAAAATATGATTAAGGATATGAAAAACACACGCATGTAATTTGTAATCTAATGACGTACAGCTTCGGCTTTGGGCTCCATCCCAGAACTGTGAAAATCAATGAAAGGTTTGcaggaggagaagaagagggATCAGAGTGTAGGTAGGTTTTGATGATAAATGTGGTAGATATATTTTAAGGAAAAAGTTTACTTTTTAAGTTTATAACATTTCCTTAATTACTACAAAAGCCTGCAGTTGATGATATCTTCCACAACAGTTTATAATGGCTAAAAGATTTCATAAGATAATTTTAATATGGCAGTAAATTATCAAGAAGATCACATAAGACATaacttcttttaaaaaatggcCAAACTTCAATTCTATTAGTTTCTTTTTGACATGTGTTAGTACATGTTATGTTCTTGGTTTTGTCCCTTTTTGTGTACTAGTAAAGTAGTTTAATTTAGTGTAGTTTATATGTTatacactttatttttttaaaaacaaaattgtcTTTATCGCATATTTTTGTTAGACAAAATTACCTTATGTTGTTATTATTCCgttactatttaattatttttatttataaattggcACACAAAATGCTGGTCAATAATACGATAGTCAATGCTATAAAAATCATCATGCGCCTATTGAGCGTTTAATGATGGACACCAAGCCTACACAAAATCGCATCAAACCACCGAGCTCATATGATGAAGCTTAGCCAAGCTCGTAAAGAAGATAATAACACGCGCGTGCGCGCGCACATATAAACAGAAGTGAATTTTTTCCGTCCATTCTAGataaaatacttttatttttttgaagactaaaatacttttattttgaaatttgaaattacaataattttaaagaattaaataatGTGCTATAGATGTTAATATCAACACTATAGAGTATAACTAAGTAAAATAACAAAGTGTATTTGTTGATAAATCTAGAAAATTAACCCCAAAGCTAAATCATAAATAGTGAACTCCTAAAGGATTATTCATTCAAAAGAGTGATTTAAGTAtttttactttgatttttgaCATATTTAGAGAGCATTGAAGCAAAAAGTTTGATATTTTACCAGAAATTGAACTGAGCACTTCCATCAACTTCATTTTGCATTCATCACACTGCACATCCACTTTCAAAGCACATCCCTAGATAAGAAAAGTCAGGCATAAATTCAAACATTAATGTTAACACGGGTGTAATATCTTGGAATGAAACCTAAAATATATTTAAGGATATGAAAAACACACAAGTAGAAGATGCTTGTAAAGGGAACACCATTagtggatatttttttttttaaatatagttttTGTTGGATTTTATCTTTGTTAGATGAGAGAAAAGAGATGAGAGAGTATGCCGATCTTCCTTGCAAATTGAGTTTTTTTAGgagaaaaagacaagaataaaAAAGACCTTTACATGTGAGGAACGTGCGCGTCGAATAGGCGCGTGAAACATGGCTgatagaatattttttttttcatattttatttatttatttatttattcttttaatcACCTTCTCATTTCCTCTCTCCTAATTGGCGGAATTTGAAAACCCTAACTAATGACATGTTGTATAGTGTGCTTAACACTACAAATGTTTTCCTTCAATTTGACATGGCTAGATCAGATATCAtgccatttttttaataataaagctGGAATTTACATGCAAATAAATTGTAGTAATATTCTTATGGATTTAAGCAAGCTAGAGTATTACAAGGTTTGTGTAATAAATAAAACAGtatattcatatttttgggTCATTTGATATTATTAGCAAATAACACTAAATAGCTCACAATAGGTGTacatttttaaaacttgtaaTGGCTCCACATAAA
It includes:
- the LOC116010294 gene encoding pentatricopeptide repeat-containing protein At1g80550, mitochondrial, which translates into the protein MKRVFSSVASCNSPLFPTSLISSQLQALILYHTSPVKNQSFYRKSINPSVSPNEDAPSSKPKPDQLATSHRNSIDFDPTLVLETLSCYSNDWKKALEFFNWVESQCGFQHTTQTYNQVIDVLGKFFEFGIAWNLIYKMKNSLSSKPDHTTFRIMFVRYGRAHLVKEAIDAFDKLEEFNLKDSVSFSNLVDALCEYKHVIEAQELCFGNGIVNERFSCFSVDLKIYNMILRGFSKMSWWGKCREFWEEMDRRGVEKDLFSYSIYMDVQCKSGKPWKAVKLFKEMKKKGIKLDVVAYNTAIRAVGISDGVDVAVKLFQEMIELGCTPTVVTFNTILKFLCENMRYKEAYKVLDMMSKKGCEPNVCTYHCFFRCLEKPREILTLFDRMIERGVQPQMDTYVMLMSKFGRWGFLRPVLSFWKKMEEHGLSPDESAYHALIDALVQKGMVDMAHKYDEEMLAKGLSPKPRVELGTKMTGINRWLN